The Microbacterium sp. W4I20 genome segment GGCCCGCCGTCGAGCAGCGGGAGGGTGAGCACCCGCCCGGCGGCCTGCCGCTCGGCGAGGTCGAAGAAGTAGCCGCGGGCCAGCAGGTAGGTGGCCACGAGGGAATCCGGATGCTGCGCGAGCGCTGTCGGAAGGTCGGGCTCCCGCGCGGCGAGGTAGGCGAGATCCACCTGGCGGCCCAGGTGCGCACGCAGTACCTCGGCCATGCCCTCGGCATCCGTCAGCGAGCGGGGATCGCGGGAGCCGGCCACCGCGAGGATGAGCGGGGCGCCGGATGCGGCAGGCAGCCGCGCCGCGAGCGCGACGGCGAGCCGCGGGTCGGGGCCGAGGGGCGCGGCGACGACGGCATCCGCTCTCGCCTCGACCATTCCGTGGAGGTCGTGATGCACGTGGAATCCGCTCGACAGCAGCAGCGGCACGACGACGACCGGGCCCTCGATCGCCGCGAGCGCATCGACCGCGTCGGGTTCCTGCACGTCAACGAACGCGGCTCGCACCGCGACGTCGGGCAGCCGCGCGGCGACCTCCTCGACGAGCTCGGCGATCGCCCTGGCG includes the following:
- a CDS encoding sirohydrochlorin chelatase, yielding MPRPTLLAVSHGTSDVAGARAIAELVEEVAARLPDVAVRAAFVDVQEPDAVDALAAIEGPVVVVPLLLSSGFHVHHDLHGMVEARADAVVAAPLGPDPRLAVALAARLPAASGAPLILAVAGSRDPRSLTDAEGMAEVLRAHLGRQVDLAYLAAREPDLPTALAQHPDSLVATYLLARGYFFDLAERQAAGRVLTLPLLDGGPVPEALIDLVITRFEAAERER